Within the Buteo buteo chromosome 2, bButBut1.hap1.1, whole genome shotgun sequence genome, the region cacccccactTCCGGCTTCTTTAGCCTACGCCTTACGCCACTCAGCAGCGAGCCCGCCCCCCACCACCGCGCTTGCGCACTCGGCGCCTCCTGGCCGTCCGCGACGCTAAGCATCCTGGGAGTTGTAGTCCACCAAGTcgcccccgcgccgcccccgcaGCGGCGAGAGAACTACGTTTCCCAGAGTGCCGCGCGAGGGACGGCGCCGGCGGCCGGCGCTGATGGGAAGCGTTAAAGGAGCTGTGTGGCGGGAGGTGTCTCCGGTTCCCGGTGAGGGGTCGCGGGTTTCGGGTACTGTCCTTCGCCTTCCGCGCTGGGGAGACGCCAAGAGCCGCGGTGGGTGCTCGCAAGGCacggctgggctggggggagggcCTACGAGGCGCCGCCGGCCCGGGACCTGGtcctggccctggccccgggCCGTTGAGGGGGGAAATGGCGGTGAGGGTCGGTTTGTCCCTTCTGCCCTGTTAGGCTGtgacagggaagggggggggggtgaataTCTCGCATCTAGGGGGAGCGGGCCGGTAGCTGGGCACGTCTACGGTCGTTTGCTGGCCCGAAAGGGaagcgggccggggggggtgggctTGTCCCTAGCCTGCGGCCTCGCTGCCTTCCCGGGGGGCGGCGTGAGCCTGCCCCTCTTGCACAGCTGGAGACGAAGGGTCCCCCCTCGCTCGGCGGGTACCTGTGGGGGGTAAATAAGGCCCCTGCGCCCTGAGGTGCCCTGTCGTCACTCTGAGTACCCCAGCCTGAGAAATCCCTTACTTCTGGTCTGGAACACCTTGggtgttttccctttttttttttccctttaggcAATGTTGTTTGACTTCAAAGTGATTATTTATCTTCACGCTTGCTCAAAGGCAGTTGCCTCTCAAAGTCTTTGCCTTGAGGTTCCCTTTGTCTGTGTTTAAACAGAAGAGTGGTTGCAATGTTATGTGAGTCAGCTGTAGCACTTGGTAGCAATACTTCCTGCATCTTAGAAAATCTTCTCTGCCTTGTTTGTGCAAATCCAAGAACAAAAAACATGCGGGCTTCTGCAAGTGTTGGTGTCACTTTGTCTGATTCTTAGTCTTGTGCTTTTTGGCTAGTTAACTTACTTGTCTTGTCTTCGTGGCATTGTAAGATGACAAAATACTTATATGGTGGATACCGTAACAGAAGACCGTTGCTGGATAAGGCATAAATTAAGATAAGGAGGGGGTTTTACGCTCCTTTAAGATGCACTGCACCCAGTTCAACTATTAAAGATCCCGTGATACTGTTAACATGGATTGGGAACAAGGAGGGGGGGACTGGCCTCCATATTCTTGCTTAAAAAACCTATTCTGTGTATTTGTATGAAGTTGACTTTACTTTCTGTGGGTCTTACATGTACCGCAGAAGACGTTCAGGCTATTCTTTAGCTCTCCTTTAAGCCCCAAAACAGACAGGATAGTTTTGAAATGAGGGTTGAGTTTGTAGTGGATGCTGTGCACTACATGCGGAAACAGAGGTTAAGCTCTTTGGAAGATCATCCCCCACTTGtatgcatttgaaaatttgaTCTTGAGCTATTTGCATGATCTCcctgggatctgtgctttgtcCTGGGATTGCCTAAATGTGAGAGTTACTCATAAAGGAATAACATCATTCATTTATCTGGTGTTGGGAAAAACTTGTGTTGTGGAATGAGACTTTTGAAAATGACCTGTTTGTTAATGATTTCCTGGTACTTGTTGCAGGAGCAGGATGTATACTCTCCTGTCTGGGCTCTATAAATACATGTTCCAGAGGGATGAGTACTGCGTCTTGATCCTTGGTTTGGACAATGCTGGTAAAACTGTAAGTGCTGTTTATTACCAATTGCATGGAGGACATGCACAATTCTAAATGTCCTCCAAAGATAAAAATTCCAACAGATGGGTCAGTCTTTCTTTGGCTGTATCATGAGATATTTTAGTGATGTCACACCAAAGAATCAACTTTTGCCTCTTACTTAAATTTAGCATAAGCTTTCAGAGGTGTAGCTGAGGCTTTGGTAATCCCGTAATCACCTGAGATCCCTTCTTTCCTTGCTAAAATAGGGAACAAGAAGAGTGGTTTGTTCCAAGGTTAGGTAGGGCAGTATCTGTTGGAGCAGGattctgcagaaatgaaaaggcaggtttgggttaggattaCCCCAGtcagtaaaatatttgagagtaaatactttttcttgttccttttcagACCTTCCTTGAACAAACCAAAACTCGATTTAACAAGAACTACAAAGGGATGAGTTTGTCCAAAATCACAACCACTGTAGGCTTAAACAGTAAGTAAatctgtttggatttttttttcagctttcctgcaCAGTTAGACAACAACTCGTTcttgtttgaaatatttaagaattgACAAGGGCAAAATAGTTCCTGGAAGTAGAGATTGTATCTCCCAACTCCCCATGTCTTTTTATAGGAGAATAAAATAGGCTTTCTTAGCTTATGAGGCAAAACCCCTgaagtcttaaaaaaacaagtatCCCATTTCAGTGCTATGCTCAGAGGTTAAACTAAATTTCACTGGAGTTCATTCGTTGGCCTGATTCTGGTATTATTTGCACTGACACGACTCTATCTGATATTAGTGGTCACTCTTTGCAAAGATATTGTTCTGTTGTTGAAAGTAGCCACTGCATGTGATTTGTTCCTCTAGAAGACTGTCCTACCCCAGATTTCTTAGGGGTGTGTGCAGGTGTTTGTGCTTTAGAGAACACCTTTAGTTTTCTTTGgattgtcttttcttctttctctctagTTGGTACTATTGATGTTGGCAAAACTCGGCTAATGTTCTGGGATCTTGGTGGACAGGAGGAATTGCAGTCTCTTTGGGACAAGGttggagacttttttttctcttagaaagACTTTTGTCTCTTTTAGAGCTGAAGCAGTATGATCATTTAGTAATCATACAGGCTTATCGGTAACCCTAGTATTTAGCATCAGCAGTTTTCCAGAGATTGAACTATATCTGTGCAAGATTAGCAAAGATAATGATTTGCATTATTGTTTACAGACAGCAGTTACCAACCCTGGTAATTATCTGAGGGTTGTGCCAGTAGAGATAAGCTTTTTGGGGGGACAGATAAGCTTTTTCACCTGTTGTATTCAGTAAGCCTGCAAACAGAACAGGCAATGCATTCTGTGTGCCACCGTTCTTCTCTCCAGCCACATACTGTGGAAACAGCTGGCTCAAACTGGTTGATCTTTTCCATGTATATCAAAATTTtaccagatttaaaaaaaaaaaatcaggaagaggAACAAATGGTCCTAGTGGGTAGATACACTAATATCTGTGTTATCCTTGCAGTATTATGCTGAATCTCATGGGGTGATCTATGTTATTGACTCCACTGATGAGGAGAGGCTCTCAGAATCTAAAAGAGCTTTTGGTGAGTACCTTGTGTTTTACCTGTACTGTGATTTCATGATGTATTGTGGCATGGTTCTCTAATTACTGTCGTGTCTGTTCCTGTGTCCTTGAAGTAAGTTGTGCGGCCTGTTGATGACATGCCTGTAGTGCTTTTGCACTTTTTTGTTGAAGTCTGTCTTGTGTGTAACACAGGACTCACTTTTGTTGCCTATAATGACCTTGAATCTCTTTCTGTGTTTATGCTGATGCTATTGaaatttttattccttattcTGTATTTATCACCTCATTAATTCTTAGTAATGTGCTTGTTGATGACAATCAAGTTTGGAGtttgatctggaaaaaaattctgtgaagaaaatggaCCTGAAAGGTTGTATCACATGAAACTGTAATGCAAGAAGGAGCCTCTTGCTTCATCCCCTATGTCCAGATAGTCTGTGTCAGGCATTTGCACAACTTTATCTTCCAGAACTGGCTAAacctctggttttgtttctgtgctttatAGAGAAGATGATTACCAGTGAAGCTCTGGAAGGGGTTCCCATTCTGGTGTTAGCTAACAAGCAGGATGTAGAGGTAAGATTATTGCAGATTTACTTCTTAAGTGAGCAACTAAGCCCTGGAAAGGTGAGCTCTGCATTCATGTTAAATTTGTTTTACATTCCTGTACTGATCCTATCACACTTTCCTACTGCTGGAAATAATcgctttgaattatttttaatttttttcctttctcctccaacCCTTTTCCAGTGGCATAAATGAGCTTACTATAGGCACGTCCAGCTCAGCTGTTTTCAACTTTTTATGTAAACAGAACAGACTACATAGCTATGTTGGGTCTTTCTTGTACTGTGACTTGGTATCTTgatactgttttttcctgtttattcagaaaaaaaaaatgtttagtgcACTTTGTTTAAATTGCCTTCCTATTAATGTGGGAATAGCACAACAAATATATGTGAAGCAATATCATCCTTTTCCCATAACTGGGTAAGATCTAGTCAATGAAACATTCTGTTTGTCCTAGAGCATTCCATCAATGACAGCAGTGAATTGCAAGGAATGCTTTTTCTTGATAGTATAATTCGAATTCTTTCTAGCATATCTAGAACTGCAAAACTCTTGTATTTGACAAGTTAGTGGGCACTACGGTGTGACTGTTTAGGTGATGCATCCAGGGCAGTCCTTGTCTCCCCCgacaagaaaaaagggaagagaatgcCGAAGGCCGTCGTggtattttccatgttttcctcctcctttccatgCATTGTACCTGGAATTCCAGTACTGCAGTTCGGGTGATTAATCTCTAGATGGAGCCAGAGACTTTCAGTAGAATTTGGAGTACCAGCCCTGGCAGCCGTGACGGGTATCTGTTTCAAAGTATGCAAATACTTCCCAGCTTCTTCCCCTGGACTTTACACCTATCTCAGTGAGTGTACGTGTGGGAAATACTTGAGACTTCCATAGAAATCACTTTGGCTTTAAAGGAGGATTTGGTTACGTTTCATGTGTACAACACAACGGATATTTTTGGATGACCATAAGATTATCTAGtcatagaaataaaagaaacgTAGTTAAAGGCAGCATGAGATTGAGACGGAACTCCTGATTTATGATCCTGACTTTGCTGTGATCTCTGGTATGTGGGGAAGTTGACTGTCTTTTCTGTGTGGAAACCAGAATATTAACTTTCATATTTCCATGCAACACTACAGCTTTACAGCAGGGAGCAGTCTGTGCTCTTGCCTTTAGCTGTTGAGAAATAAACTTTATGCAGTGACCTGGAAAGCTGTTCCAATTTTCCTTGTGGCTGTATGTGCATATTTTGTTATGGGCATACTGCAAACGCCAGCTCTTCTGGCACCCTAGCCAGgctaaagaaaaatgattgAACAAGTGGACTTCTTCATATGACTAGAAAGAGTTATTTGGAACAGGCTTTAAACATAAAAACTATGACTGACTCCTTGCACCTTCTGGAGGGTCCAAGACCAGCCCACAGATTTAGTGCCTTTATGCAGTCGTAGAACTGTGACAAGAGATTAGCAAACCTATACTGACTGGAGGTATAcctgtttttaagaaataccTAAATTGTATATTTGGAAGTCTACTCCTAGAGTATGGTCTTGGATATGGACACAGAGCAAAGAGATATTATGCTATTAACAAAACATTAAAGGGACTATagcttatttttcagtaattattCAGGTTCATTTAAGCAAGGTTTAGAAAACTACAAGGCCTGTTTCTCTTCCACTAATCTAGCATACTTGAAgacttctggaagaaaattgAACCTTACAGGATTATCACTGGTAGAGATTTTTCTACTCTGGATCCCCAGACATATAAATGTAGTGGGGAATTCTCACTGGCATCCCTCTGTCATTTATGTGGATCATGGTAAAGGAGGATAAGTGATATCTTAACCTTGCTGGTGTTTGCGGATGAGAGATAATTCATAATGATTACATCTTTAAAGGCCAGCAGAAGGCTTGTGGTGAAATATATCAGTAGTAGTACATCTGGCAcagatcttccttttttttttttttccccgaagTTTACATTCCTCACAATAAGCTAACAAAAGTTCTGACTCAATGCCTGAAATGCCTGAAATTGCATAAACTAAGAATTTTTGGCCCTGATGCTAAATTACTTGTAGAAAAGAATTCCGCTGTTAATAGGCACCACTACTCTAGGGTAAATTGCATCCACTCAGCACTGCCAAGCATGGGTGGTGTTTGGCCATATCAGGAGACGAAATACAATCATAGACTGCAAAACCAATTCTAGTATTGTGACAATActgtatgtgattttttttttttttttgttccaggaGAATGCTCTGTGTTTAGCAGGGGCTTCAAAAACTGGGTCATTTTgtaattaattaaaagattGGGTCAAATGTGTGTTGTGGGAgggagtttgttttgtttcttaaaggaACTATTGCTTTGTAGGGGAAATAAATGTCTAATATATAATAATTCATGTGCACTCCCTTCAAGTCAGAATGACACTTTGGAAAATATAGGCAGTTTGGCTTACCTACTGtttactgcagaaaaagctgcaaaataagAATTTATATTTGCCGTTTTGATGTGAATGCAGCTGTTTAAAGGTTTATAAAAGGTATATATTTCCAAGATTTACAACAAACTGTGAAAACTTGAGGATAGAATGGCTCATTTTGgaatgctattaaaaatactagaaaaaCTGAGCTGGAAAAATAGCTTATGAAAATAACTGGGTATTATGTGATGTCTTTGGGAGGAAGTTTTGTCTTCCTAATCTTAAGATAAATTTtggaaatttaatttgaaatctcCAGAATGTTGGAAAGCCTCCTAGTGTCTTTGGAAAATGAGAGGTGTCATGGTGAGTAGTAGCATATATTTGAAGACTCAGTGTTATCTGTTTTCCACACAGTTGTTAGGAAATAGGCCTTCTGCATGATGGCCATTCTAATTTCCAACTTAAGAAATAGCACAGCTTccctgtaaaattatttttcatttaaataagcTTGTGTTAATTTAAACAAGcttaagttttaatttaaaataagcttgTAAAAAAAGATAGCCCAGAACATAGCTCAGGTTGGTTAGACTTTTTATTAAATAGTTTTACTTAGGCTATCCACCTTTCTGGTGTTTCTATTATAGTTCCATTCTGCTGACTGATCACTCTTGAGGTGGCTGAAGAGCCTATGCTTCAGGTTTTATCCTGATATGAGACCAAGCAGCAGCattgtctttcctgcagtggaTTTGGCGAATGGATAAAGACTCTACAATGCAACTCTTTTTTTGCCTAAAACAGCCATTCATGCTTTTCTACAGGTGGCTCCAGAAATGGAGCCTTGCTGCTTGATATATTTCTAGGTGTACCATTCCTGAGTCTTAATTTGGGTAATGCTGTTCTGAACCCTTCATAAAAGGAATTTGGTTGTGGAGGCAGGTCAGTCCTGGCTAGACTATGCGGTGAAAagccttcatgaaaaggtggTTCACAGTGCATTCTTTTGGGGAAGTTGAGATAGAAATATGATTCGTCAAGTTGTATGAGTTTCCTCTGAAATGTATGGTAGATAACATCACTCCAGAAAGGTCATCTGTggattttattattgtaatgTTACACTGTTTATGTGATCACAAATCCAGCTTCCCTAGTTTGCTCTTGGTTTATGTGGTGttgagaaacaaaacacatctgtaaacaaatattttgtaatgtaGATAGGGAGGTGGAAAAGAGGGGAACTCAGAAGCCGCAGCTGACATTTTCTCCAAGCACGAGAAGCTCAAATGCTCCTAGTTGAAGTGATGGGTAATCTGCCTCATCCTCTACTGTAAGACACAATTCCAGTTCACGGCTTCCCCTTGAACACTAAAACAAGGCTTCTCTGAATTGATAGTTCAGTGGTGTTATCCCCTCTGCTGTGTTACCGTACTTCATCCCAAGGGGGAAAAGCTGTTCCTCAAAATAAGTGTAGTGTTGTGGTGCAGTGATGTCCTACTGTAAACAATGTAAATGGTGCAAAGTCTTCTCAGAAGCAAAACTCTTTCTGATGCAGATTTCTATGGAGAGCAATGGCTGGACAGCTTTGTGGAAGTTAGGGCAGGCCACAATTATACCAGAGGTTGAGAAAGGGAAGTGATTGTAATGGAttgagcaggggaaaaaatgactACAGCAGTTGTAAACTGCACTGGGAAAAGTGGGTTTCTCAAAGGCCTCAAAGATGGACAAGGTGAAGGAGGTGGATTCTCTGTGCCACTAGATATGTGCAGGTGTCCTGATCTGCTGACAGCTTTTGGGAAGTCCATTGCCTGATTGCTTTGCACAGGCCTGTGCAAGTAGAAGTAAAGGACAGCATGACTGTGGTCTGTGCTGTTACTTCCTACCCTGAAcactttttctcagttttattttaaaaagttttaaaaacatatcatcattcagaaaaaggagaaattattaTAATATGACATTAAGCTGTGGTAAGCTGAAAGTATATTTCAAGAAATGTTTGCTCAGTTTCAGCTGCCTTGGGATTTAACCTTCCTGCTGCCAAGTctcatttactgaaaaaaagtaatgacatgaaaaatagCTCAGATTACTGACATGCAGCTCTTCGTCCTTCCCAGTTGTTGGGTACTTGACTTGTCTAGAGCTTTGGCTTAAATCAAGAGGCAAATTggacctgcctttcatattTGGCGGTGAATGTCATACCAAAACTAAAGTAGCATCTTTTACAAACTTGTAGAGAATGATTGTTTGGTGATAATCTCTTGCCTGTCTTCCAGACCTACTGGTATGACTTCCAACTCCCAAGTCCAGTCCGACTCCCTCTAAAGCTagtacttgattttttttttaaagttatttaactGTTTATCCTGTGGATGACAGCTCATCTTTATGAATTGCAGGTTTTTCATTTGGCAGAAATTTGGTGCAATGAAGTTAGTAACACTTCTGGATACAGTTTCCAGCTCATTGATTGAAACTGCAAGTTTGAAATGCAACTTAGGTCATAAGAAAGTACAGTCATCAAAGTTGCACAACTAATGGATTCTAGGCCCTTCGCAGTGGAAAATCACAAGTCTGAATTCAAGGGCACTGGGTGAATCGGGTGTCATTAAACTCCTTTCAAGCCATTTCTTAAGAACCCTTCTTATTTATAAGGACTGAAAACTGCTTATTTGTCACATGGTCATCCCCACAGTAGTTTCCCATGTTTAATTTCTCCAGAACCAGTATTTTGCAAAATGGATAGCTGGTATTGTGAATTTCCATCTTTCTGCTAAGTCAAGGCTCAGACTTGTAGAAGACTGAATTCCTGTTTGCAGGTAGCCTGTTCTTTCAAAGTGTACCTACACTTGGACTAATCCTCAAGACTCACAAGGGCCCGATTTGGCATTTGAGTAAACACTTGCCCAAAACATGTGCTTGAGCCTCACTGAAGGttcaaaatgtctttgcagagagaggaagaaagctgGGCTCATGGCCAGCTAAGGTGCTTAAATGGCTTGTCCAAGGCTTTCTGAGGAAAAAGTGAGCACTGAGATCAGAAAAGGATTTAAAGGCTGGTGATTCTTCTTGTTCCTGCTTCCTGTGTTCAGGGAGGAAGGTGCAAGTCTAGACTTCAGTAGGGcaggtttgcttttgttgtgtttgtaaTTCTAAGAGGAAAATTTTTGTGTAACACTGTGATTTATGTCAGGAAAGTAATCCACTGGTTTACTGGGGGGCTTAtg harbors:
- the ARFRP1 gene encoding ADP-ribosylation factor-related protein 1 isoform X1, whose protein sequence is MYTLLSGLYKYMFQRDEYCVLILGLDNAGKTTFLEQTKTRFNKNYKGMSLSKITTTVGLNIGTIDVGKTRLMFWDLGGQEELQSLWDKYYAESHGVIYVIDSTDEERLSESKRAFEKMITSEALEGVPILVLANKQDVETCLSIPDIKTAFSDCINKIGKRDCLTQACSALTGKGVNEGIEWMVKCVVRNIHRPPRKKDIT
- the ARFRP1 gene encoding ADP-ribosylation factor-related protein 1 isoform X2, which translates into the protein MSLSKITTTVGLNIGTIDVGKTRLMFWDLGGQEELQSLWDKYYAESHGVIYVIDSTDEERLSESKRAFEKMITSEALEGVPILVLANKQDVETCLSIPDIKTAFSDCINKIGKRDCLTQACSALTGKGVNEGIEWMVKCVVRNIHRPPRKKDIT